Genomic window (Subtercola endophyticus):
GGGGTCACGTTCTCGGGCGGTGGCGCGGGCGAGCAGACTCCGGATGTTCTGCAGAAGATCGCCGACCTAGCGCTGTCAGGCGTGCTCACCCCGCCCCCGACTCGGCACTTCCCCCTGACCGAGGCGGCGCAGGCGCAGGCGGCACTGGCCGCCGGCGGTTTTAGGGGAAAAACCCTGCTCGACGTCTAGCTCGACGCGCGTCGTCTGTCGTCTGTCGTCTGCCGTGCGCTGCGTGCCGTTCCCGGCGAGTCGCGTCGTACCCCGCGAGTCGCGTCGTACCTCGGAGTAGCGAATCGTGTAGCACCCCGTTCGTCGTGCGCTGAGTGCCGTCCCCGCGAGTCGCGTCGTGCCCCGCGAGTCGCGCCGCACGTCATGCGCCGCCCGTCGAAAGCGATAGCTGCGGACGAGGGCGACAGGTGCGCTGGTCGCTCTCGTCCCGCCGCCGCCGAGGGCGACACTTGCGGACGAGAGCGAGGGGTGCGCTGGTCGCTCTCGTCCGTATCGGTCGCGCTCGCCGCGCGAGGCGGCGGCCAAGGTCCCGGCCCCGCCGCCCGCCCTTCGGCCGCCCCCGTGCGGCCGTCACCCCGCGCCCCCGACCCGCCCCCGCACCCGACCCGCCCCCGCCCTCGCCCTTCGGCCGCGCTACGTGCCGTCCCCGTGAGTCGAGCCGCGCGTCGCGTCGTACGCCGCGCGTCGAGGGCCGCCCGTCGAAAGCGGTAGCTGCGGACGAGGGCGACAGGTGCGCTGACCGCCCTCGTCCGCGCCGCCGCCGAGAGCGACACTTTCGGACGAGAGCGAGGGGTGCGCTGGTCGCTCTCGTCCGAATCTGTCGCGTTCGCCGCGCGAGGCGGCGGGCACGCCCCCCCCGCCCCCGTGCCGCCGTCAACCCGTGCCGCCGTCACGCCGCGACCACGACCTGCCCCTGGCCGCGCTTCGTGCCGTGTTCGCGAGTCGAGCCACGCGTCGCGTCGTACGCCGCGCGTCGAGTGCCGCCCGTCGAAAGCGATAGCTGCGGACGAGTGCGACAGGTGCGCTGGTCGCTCTCGTCCGAATCTGTCGCGTTCGCCGCGGGCAGGCGTCAGGCGCCGTCGCGCACGTCGCGCACGAAGTTCTGCACGTGCATCCGCAGTGCCTCGATGCGGTGCTGCCGCGCAGCCTCGACGTCGAAGCCGATGTAGGCGACCGGCGGCCGTTTGCGCACGTTCGCCGAGCACTCGAAGTGCGAGCAGACCAGGGTTCCGATGGTGTTTCCGTTGCGGCCCGCCTGCCCGGCGCGCTTGGCGGCGAAGAGCACCACGTCGTTGGGCAGCAGCACGTCTTCGCACCAGGCGCACTGCGGTCGCGACCGCACTTTTCCGTCGGACTGCCGGAGCACGATGCCCATCGGCACCCCGTCGAGGTGTGTGAAAACGTAGCCGAGGCCCGGAATCTTGGCATCACGCCAGCCGAGGTAGTCCAGCTTGTCCCAATTGAGGGTGGAGAGCTCGGGCGGCAGGCTCAGGTTGGTTCGTTCCTTCAGCGATGCGTTGACGAACGACGTGCGAATTTCTTGTTCGGTCAGGGGGAGCATGATTGTGATTCCTCGTCAGTTGGCCAGCCCGCCGGCAGTGGATGCTCGGGTCGAGGCTGTTCCGAATATGTACGGCGCGCTTGCACAACCCGTCGGGGTGCGGTGCGCAGACGTCGTTACGGCACGAATAGTGCGATGCGAGCCGTACGACGCGAACAGATCGGGTGACGCGCTACCTGCCGCCGGCGAAGAAGGCGCCGACGACCCCCTGACGCCCCGAGGGCTGACGAAGAGCGGTAGCTGGTTTCACGCCAGCAACTATACGCCCGCTCGCCCAGCGGATTCACGGAAGAGCGCCCGCGACCGTCTGTCCCCCCGGCCCTGCGCCCGTGCCCGTCTGTCGCCCGGCCCGGCAGGCCCTGTGCCCGCGAGCCGCGCGGGCCATGCAGACGAGTGGATCGCCGGCCCGCGCGCACCGGAACCGTACCGCACCCAGCCCGACCCTAGCCCGCCGGGCACGCTGGGCTCAGATCATGTCTGCGAAAGCCGGCAACTCGGCCGAGAGCGCCAAGCCGGAGATGTCGCGCCAGGCGAGCTGTAGAGCATCCACTGCCCGTGAGGTTTCGACGGGCAGCAGATTGATCGGCAGGCGCAAGAAGCGCTCGAAGGCTCCGTCGATGCCGAACCGTGGGCCGGCGGTGATGAGTACACCGCGCGTGCGAGCCGCGAGAACGAGTTGCGAACTCGCAGGTCGGCCGAGGTTCACCCAGGCGCACAGTCCGCCATCGACCCGCGGAACCTGCCATTCGGGCAGGGCGTCGGCCAGCGCGCCGAACAGCGCGTCGCGCCCGGTGCGAAGCTCGGCCTGGCGCAGAGGAAGCAGCTGCGCGGTCTGCGGCACGAGATTCGCGGCGACGAGCTGCTCGAAGATGGGCGTGCCGATGTCGCTCGAGGCACGGGTGCCGAGCAGGCGGCGGATGAGGGGGCGGGATGCCCGGATCCAGCCGATGCGCAACCCGCCCCAGAACGTCTTGCTGGTCGAGCCGAGGGTGATGACGTCGCCGAATGTGGCGAGCGGCGCGGGGCGTTCGGGCGCGATGCTGCGGGTGTCGGACTTGCCGGCGGATTCGGCGCCGCCCGTAACGCTGCCGCTGAGGGAGCTGCCTCTGCCGCCGCGGGAGCTGCCCCCGAAGCCGACACCGTGGACGCGACCACCGGGCTCGTCGATCGTCAGCTCGGCCGTGGTCTCGTCGGCGACGAGCACCGTGCCACTGCGCTCGGCCGCCGCGACCAGCCGACGGCGCAGGTCGTTGCTCATCGATGCCCCCGTGGGATTCTGGTAGTCGGGCATCAGATAGGCGAGGGTGGGTGCGGTGCGCTCGAAGGCCTGAAACAGCGCCTCTTCGTGCCAGCCGCCGGTGTCGCCGCCCGCGCCCCCGCTGGCCCCGCCGCCCGCACCCGCCGCCGTCACTGAAACCGGAACCAGCCGAGCGCCGGCCGCGATCAGCGTGTCGGCCGCATGCGGATACGTCGGCGTCTCGACGATCACCCGATCACCCCGCGTGATCAGCGTGCGGGCGATGAGCGTCAGCGCCTGCAACGCACCGCTGGTCACCATGATCTCGTCGGCCTGCGTCGGCAGGCCGCGCTCGGTGTACCGATCGGCGATGGCCTGGCGCAGCTGCGGCAACCCGAGCGGCTCGTACCCGAGGGTCGCGAGGTAGGGCCCGATCTGCGTGGCGGCCTGCTGCATCGCCGCATCCACCCCCGCCAACGCCGGCAGCGCGGCCTGGGTGAAGTTGATGACGCCGGTGCTCACGGGCTGCTCGACACTCTCGACCGCCGGGTTCTTCGCGATGCTGCCTGAGCCGCGCACGCTCTGCAGATATCCGGATGCCCGCAGCTCGGCATAGGCGGCCCCGATCGTGCTGCGGCTCAGGCCCAGCCTCTCGCTCAGTTCACGTTCGGCGGGCAGACGGCTACCGCCCGGAACACGCCCGTCGGCGATGAGCAGCCCGATGCGGTCGGCGAGGGCCTGATAGGCGGTGCCCTCGGTCTTCCACTCGCCCAGCATGGCGTCGAGAGCTCGGGCAGACAGGTGAAGGGCGGTCATGCGACCAGTTTACGCGGATTGGTCTGTTGACGCCAGGCCAATTCTGCAATTGGATTGGCTTTATCGACGTTGGACTGGTGTTCGACCGGCATGCTCGAACGGAATCGGGCGAATGGAGTGAGTGGTGATGGTGTTCTTGGTTATTCTCGGCCTGATTGGTCTGGCCGGTATTGGAGCGACGTTCTACGCGATCGCCCGTGACGGATACGCCCCGGCTCGAACGCGTGACGCCGCCTTCTATCGGTCGACTTTCGACTACTCTGCAGATCACACGACGAAAGAGACCGCCAAATGAGCGACCCGACCATCCGCCCGTTCGCCCAGGTAGACGTCTTCACGAGCGTGCCGTACCGCGGAAATCCGCTGGCCGTCGTGCTCGACGGCACCGGCCTCGACGACGAGCAGTTGGCTCGGTTCGCCAACTGGACCAATCTCTCTGAGACCACATTCATTTTGCCGCCCACCCCTGAGGGCGCTGCGGCGGGCGCGGACTACCGCGTTCGTATCTTCACCGTGAACACCGAGCTGCCGTTCGCCGGGCACCCCACACTCGGCACGGCGCACGCGTGGCTCGAAGCCGGCGGCGTGCCTCGAGACGCCGACACCATCGTGCAGGAGTGCGAGATCGGCCTCATCCCGATCAAGCGCGACGGGTCGCGCCTCGCGTTCGGCGCGCCGCCGCTGCGTCGCAGCGGAGCCATCGGCGATGCTGACCTCGCCCGAATCGCCGGCGTTCTCGGCATCACGGTCGACGACATCGTGGACTCGAACTGGATCGACAACGGGCCCGGCTGGTCGGGCATCCTGTTGCGGTCGGCCGAGGCTGTGCTGGCGCTCGAGCCCGACTTTGCGGCGCTGAACGGGCAGTCGATCGGCGTGGTGGGGCCGTACCCCGCGGCGCGATCGGGTGCATCGGGCGCATCGGCCGGCGCGGGCGGCGCGAGCGGCGCGGGCGCGCAGGGTGCAGCCGAGCATCCGCAGTTCGAGGTGCGCGGATTCGCCGGGGCCGCCCAAGTGAGCGAAGACCCCGTCACCGGCAGCCTCAACGCCGGCCTCGGGCAGTGGATGATCGGGGCAGGCCACGCCCCGTCGACCTACCTCGCGGGCCAGGGCTCACGCCTCGGTCGCGACGGCCGCATTCACATCGCCGAGCTCGACGGCCAGGTCTGGGTCGGTGGCGACACCGTGACGTGCATACGGGGAACCGTGCGGTTGTAGCCCCGTTGCGGAGTGAGCTGCGAGTTCTGGTGGGCTGGGCGGGCGACCACCCACCAGAACTCGCAGCTCGATGGCGCGTGCGATGATGAAAGCGTGACATCCGAGCCCCGAGCCGACAGCGACGACGCGACGAAGCCGCGCAGCAGCAGCACCCGGCGGCGGGTCGTGAACGTGGTGGCCGCGGTCGTGGCGAGCATCGTCATCATCGCGGTGATCGCCGTCGCGGTGGGTGGGCTGTTCCTCATTCGGCCGGGTTCCGTGTCGACGCTGAGCGCCGCCACCACGGGGCAGTGGAGCAAAGTCACCCTGCCGCAGCCCGCCGAGAACGGCGACGGCTCGCCGTACGACATCTACGTGAAGCCCGGCTCGAGCAAGAATCTCATCATCTTCTTCGGCGACGGCGGCCTCAGCTGGAACGAATCCACCGCCGTTCAGCCTGTCACCCTCGGCTCGAGCATCTTCGGCGGCGGCAACTTCTTCTCGCCCAACGTTCCGTTCTACGTAGCGAATACCTTCGGCGGAGTGCTCTCGAACGAAGCCCGCAATCCGTTCGCCGACTGGACCACCGTGTACGTTCCCACCACCACCGGCGACCTCGGCATCGGCGACGCCACCGCCAAGTTCATCGTGAGCAGTGGTAGCGGTACCAACGGCCCGAAGACCGTGACTGCGCGGTTCAACGGATACAACAACTCCTCGGCCGCCCTCGACTGGGTGTATCAGAACGTGGCGGCACCCGGCAAGGTCATGGTGGCCGGCGGCGGCACCGGAGGGTTGACGGCATCCTTCTGGCTCAGCAAGGTGGGTGACCACTACTCGTCGGCTGCGTTGTACGAGTACTCCGACAGCGCGTACTACGCCGCGACCCAGCTCAGCGACGTGATCGACCCCGTGTGGGAGGCGAAGTTCGAGCAGCGCTTCGGCTTCACGTTGAGCAGGGCTCCGCTGAAAGACGCGGTGACGTTCAACACGGCCCGCTTCGGCGACCGGCTCACGACGCTGATCTCGCAGACGCTGCTCGACAAGACCGACGCGACCTTCTCGGCAGACCTCGACGACGGCTATTACACCGTTCAGGCCGGCTCCGACTGGAACTACAGCATGAAGCAGACCATGCGCGCCCTGCTCGGCGCCGACCAGCCGCCGGGCCTCTTTCTCACGGACTACGGCGCGAACCAGTACGGCGAGACGGCGCACATTCTCTCCACCAACCCGAGCTTCTGGCTCGCAACGCAAGACGGCGTGGCGCTCGACCAGTGGCTCGCGTCGGCCGTCATCAACGACGACGCCCGCAATGCAGGGGTCGACTACCTCTACCACTAGAACGTGCGTGGTTGACTGGGCAGATGGATGCCGCACCAGACACTGACCGTTACACCGACGACTTCGCCGCCTTCATTTCCGCGTCGCCCTCGTCGTACCACGCCGCCGCCGAAGCGGGCCGTCAGCTCGCCGCGGCCGGATTCGCGCGGCTCGTCGAAACCGAGGAATGGCCTGAGCCGGCCAGAGCCGGCGGGGCGGGCCCGCGCGGCTTCTACGTCATCCGCGACGGCGCCATCGTCGCCTGGATCGTGCCGGCCGGGTCAACGGCATCCACTCCCTTTCGCATCCTCGGCGCCCACACCGACTCGCCCGGCTTCAAGCTCAAGCCCAAACCCACCATCGGCGCCTACGGCTGGCTGCAGGCCGGCGTCGAGATCTACGGCGGCCCCCTGCTGAACTCCTGGCTCGACCGCGAGCTCGAGCTCGCCGGCCGCCTCGTCACGCGCGACGGCGCCGAGCACCTGGTACGCACCGGGCCGTTCTTGCGCATACCGCAGCTGGCCATCCACCTCGACCGCGACGCCAACAACGGTCTCACCCTCGACCGTCAACGCCACACCACCCCCGTCTTCGGCGTCGGCAACGCCTCGCAGGCCGATCTGGTCGACCACCTCGCGCGCCTGACCGGCGTCGACGGGCTGACCGGCGAGGATGTCGCGGGCTATGACCTGCTCACCGCCGACACCGCGGCTCCGCGGCGCTTCGGCCTCCACGAGAAGCTCTTCGCGGCGGGCCGCATGGACAACCTCTCTTCGGTCTTCGCCGGCCTCCGTGCGCTGCTCGCCACGTTTGCTTCGGCCGCGTCGACGCCCTCACCGGCACCTGCCTCAGGCGGGGTGGATGCCGGGCCGGCGGATGCCCAGCCGCCCATCAGCGTTCTCGCCGCGTTCGACCACGAAGAACTCGGCTCCGAGTCGCGGTCGGGAGCGAGCGGGCCGCTGCTCGACGACATCCTCACCCGAATCGCTGGATCGCTCGGCGCCACCACCGAGCAACGCCTGCGCGCCTACGCCGGCTCGTGGTGCTTGTCGGCCGACGCGGGTCATGCCGTGCATCCGAATTACCCGGAGAAGCACGACCCGGTGAACCGTCCGATCGCCGGTGGCGGGCCGCTGCTGAAGATCAACGCCAACCAGCGCTACGCAACGGATGCGCAGGGTGCGGCTCTGTGGGCAGCCTCGTGCGCTCAGACCGGAGT
Coding sequences:
- a CDS encoding FBP domain-containing protein, with the protein product MLPLTEQEIRTSFVNASLKERTNLSLPPELSTLNWDKLDYLGWRDAKIPGLGYVFTHLDGVPMGIVLRQSDGKVRSRPQCAWCEDVLLPNDVVLFAAKRAGQAGRNGNTIGTLVCSHFECSANVRKRPPVAYIGFDVEAARQHRIEALRMHVQNFVRDVRDGA
- a CDS encoding aminotransferase-like domain-containing protein encodes the protein MTALHLSARALDAMLGEWKTEGTAYQALADRIGLLIADGRVPGGSRLPAERELSERLGLSRSTIGAAYAELRASGYLQSVRGSGSIAKNPAVESVEQPVSTGVINFTQAALPALAGVDAAMQQAATQIGPYLATLGYEPLGLPQLRQAIADRYTERGLPTQADEIMVTSGALQALTLIARTLITRGDRVIVETPTYPHAADTLIAAGARLVPVSVTAAGAGGGASGGAGGDTGGWHEEALFQAFERTAPTLAYLMPDYQNPTGASMSNDLRRRLVAAAERSGTVLVADETTAELTIDEPGGRVHGVGFGGSSRGGRGSSLSGSVTGGAESAGKSDTRSIAPERPAPLATFGDVITLGSTSKTFWGGLRIGWIRASRPLIRRLLGTRASSDIGTPIFEQLVAANLVPQTAQLLPLRQAELRTGRDALFGALADALPEWQVPRVDGGLCAWVNLGRPASSQLVLAARTRGVLITAGPRFGIDGAFERFLRLPINLLPVETSRAVDALQLAWRDISGLALSAELPAFADMI
- a CDS encoding PhzF family phenazine biosynthesis protein gives rise to the protein MSDPTIRPFAQVDVFTSVPYRGNPLAVVLDGTGLDDEQLARFANWTNLSETTFILPPTPEGAAAGADYRVRIFTVNTELPFAGHPTLGTAHAWLEAGGVPRDADTIVQECEIGLIPIKRDGSRLAFGAPPLRRSGAIGDADLARIAGVLGITVDDIVDSNWIDNGPGWSGILLRSAEAVLALEPDFAALNGQSIGVVGPYPAARSGASGASAGAGGASGAGAQGAAEHPQFEVRGFAGAAQVSEDPVTGSLNAGLGQWMIGAGHAPSTYLAGQGSRLGRDGRIHIAELDGQVWVGGDTVTCIRGTVRL
- a CDS encoding pectinacetylesterase family protein; translated protein: MTSEPRADSDDATKPRSSSTRRRVVNVVAAVVASIVIIAVIAVAVGGLFLIRPGSVSTLSAATTGQWSKVTLPQPAENGDGSPYDIYVKPGSSKNLIIFFGDGGLSWNESTAVQPVTLGSSIFGGGNFFSPNVPFYVANTFGGVLSNEARNPFADWTTVYVPTTTGDLGIGDATAKFIVSSGSGTNGPKTVTARFNGYNNSSAALDWVYQNVAAPGKVMVAGGGTGGLTASFWLSKVGDHYSSAALYEYSDSAYYAATQLSDVIDPVWEAKFEQRFGFTLSRAPLKDAVTFNTARFGDRLTTLISQTLLDKTDATFSADLDDGYYTVQAGSDWNYSMKQTMRALLGADQPPGLFLTDYGANQYGETAHILSTNPSFWLATQDGVALDQWLASAVINDDARNAGVDYLYH
- a CDS encoding M18 family aminopeptidase, with product MDAAPDTDRYTDDFAAFISASPSSYHAAAEAGRQLAAAGFARLVETEEWPEPARAGGAGPRGFYVIRDGAIVAWIVPAGSTASTPFRILGAHTDSPGFKLKPKPTIGAYGWLQAGVEIYGGPLLNSWLDRELELAGRLVTRDGAEHLVRTGPFLRIPQLAIHLDRDANNGLTLDRQRHTTPVFGVGNASQADLVDHLARLTGVDGLTGEDVAGYDLLTADTAAPRRFGLHEKLFAAGRMDNLSSVFAGLRALLATFASAASTPSPAPASGGVDAGPADAQPPISVLAAFDHEELGSESRSGASGPLLDDILTRIAGSLGATTEQRLRAYAGSWCLSADAGHAVHPNYPEKHDPVNRPIAGGGPLLKINANQRYATDAQGAALWAASCAQTGVTYQEFVSNNAVPCGSTIGPLTATRLGIRTVDVGVPLLSMHSARELAHVDDLAALATVATAFFAPAAPGALTAG